The Pseudomonas cucumis sequence TGATGTGCACGCTGGTCGCCGGTCTGTTGCCGCTGCCAGTGCTGTTCATGGTGGCGTTCAGTATCGCGATGATCGTCAACTACCCATGCCTGCAACAGCAGAAGGACCGCGTCGCGGCCCACGCCGGTAGCGTGCTGGCGGTGGTCGGGTTGATCTTTGCCGCGGGTATCTTCACCGGTATCCTGTCGGGCACCGGCATGGTCGATGCCATGTCGAAAAGCCTGCTGGCGGTCATCCCCGATTTCCTCGGCCCGTACCTGGCCGTGATCACCGCGCTGGTGAGCATGCCGTTCACGTTCTTCATGTCGAACGATGCATTTTATTACGGCGTGTTACCGGTGCTTGCCGAAGCCGCCAGTCATTACGGTATAACCGCGGTGGAAATGGCACGTGCCTCGATCGTCGGTCAGCCCGTCCACTTGCTGAGCCCGCTGGTACCATCGACTTATCTGTTGGTGGCCCTGGCCGGTATCGAATTCGGTGATCATCAGCGGTTCACCTTGAAGTGGGCAGTGCTGGTTTGCCTGTGCATACTGGTCGCTGCATTGCTGATGGGGATTTTTCCGCTGTTCAGCACTCTATAAGCCCAAGACTCACCATGAGGGGGTCCAGGCTTTGTATGAAGCCTGGGCCCTTCGTGGTTTAAACACTCGCTCAAAGGAATACACATGGAATGGCTGACCAACCCTGAAATCTGGGTTGCCTTCTTCACCCTGACTGCCCTGGAGATCGTCCTGGGCATCGACAACATCATCATGATCTCGATCCTGGTCAGCCGCATGCCCAAGCACATGCAGGCACGCACCCGGATTTTCGGCCTGGCGCTGGCCATGATCACGCGGATCCTGTTGCTGCTGTCGATCACTTGGGTCATGCGCCTCACCGCAGACCTGTTCGAAGTGTTCGGCCAAGGTATTTCCGGGCGTGACCTGATCCTGTTCTTCGGTGGTCTGTTCCTGCTGTGGAAGAGCTCGCAAGAGATGTACCACGCGCTGGAAGGTGAAGATGAAGCCAACGACGAGCCGAGCGGCAAGGGTGGTAACTTCCTGTACACCATCATCCAGATCGCAATCATCGACATCGTGTTCTCGCTGGACTCGGTGATCACCGCGGTGGGCATGGTGTCCCACGTACCGGTCATGGTCGCGGCGATTGTCGTTGCGGTGCTAGTGATGATGTGGGCTTC is a genomic window containing:
- a CDS encoding TerC family protein: MEWLTNPEIWVAFFTLTALEIVLGIDNIIMISILVSRMPKHMQARTRIFGLALAMITRILLLLSITWVMRLTADLFEVFGQGISGRDLILFFGGLFLLWKSSQEMYHALEGEDEANDEPSGKGGNFLYTIIQIAIIDIVFSLDSVITAVGMVSHVPVMVAAIVVAVLVMMWASGTISEFIDKHPSLKMLALSFLLLVGTVLIAESLDVHLPKGYVYFAMAFSLAVEAINIKMRTAMMKKRKQQEPVKLRKDVPGQ